A region from the Triticum urartu cultivar G1812 chromosome 1, Tu2.1, whole genome shotgun sequence genome encodes:
- the LOC125507435 gene encoding uncharacterized protein LOC125507435: MISILAQERLLGFALGSVSMGGFVLHQRRSIYRSLADADAASGGASFSYQTSATTGRGVSAEMAHVWNKAVDETLGRLVVYLSSRGW; this comes from the exons ATGATCAGCATCCTCGCGCAG GAGCGCCTCCTCGGGTTCGCCCTGGGCTCCGTCTCCATGGGGGGTTTCGTCCTCCACCAGCGCCGCTCCATCTACCGCTCCCTTGCCGACGCCGACGCGGCCTCTGGGGGAGCATCCTTCTCCTATCAG ACAAGTGCAACCACCGGTAGAGGAGTTTCAGCTGAGATGGCTCACGTATGGAACAAGGCAGTGGACGAGACACTTGGCCGGCTTGTTGTGTATCTTAGCTCGCGTGGATGGTAA